A window of Saccopteryx leptura isolate mSacLep1 chromosome 5, mSacLep1_pri_phased_curated, whole genome shotgun sequence contains these coding sequences:
- the SMIM20 gene encoding small integral membrane protein 20, protein MSRNLRTALIFGGFISLVGAAFYPIYFRPLLRPEEYQKEQAINRAGIVQEDVQPPGLKVWSDPFGRK, encoded by the exons ATGTCCCGGAACCTGCGGACCGCGCTCATTTTCGGCGGCTTCATCTCCTTGGTCGGCGCCGCCTTCTACCCCATCTACTTCCGGCCCCTACTGCGGCCGGAGGAATACC AGAAGGAACAAGCTATCAATCGGGCTGGTATTGTTCAAGAAGATGTGCAGCCACCAG GGTTAAAAGTGTGGTCTGATCCATTTGGCAGGAAGTGA